One stretch of Eupeodes corollae chromosome 2, idEupCoro1.1, whole genome shotgun sequence DNA includes these proteins:
- the LOC129944549 gene encoding cAMP-specific 3',5'-cyclic phosphodiesterase isoform X10 has product MKCCCCHLIRNLITIFDVENGQGARSPLEGGSPSAGLVLQNLPQRRESFLYRSDSDFEMSPKSMSRNSSIASERFKEQEASNLIERSLNFYSHGEDLIVTPFAQILASLRSVRNNLLSLTNVQATNKSRRPTPPSNANRVQLVQGDEQYNRLATDTIEELDWCLDQLDTIQTHRSVSDMASLKFKRMLNKELSHFSESSRSGNQISEYICSTFLDKQQEFDLPSLRVEENTEQHVVPYPRARSPRGPPMSQISGVKRPLSHTNSFTGERLPTFGVETPHENALGTHLGDLDTWGIDIFRIGDLSVHRPLTCVAYTIFQSRELLTSLMIPPKTFLNFMTTLEDHYVKDNPFHNSLHAADVTQSTNVLLNTPALEGVFTPLEIGGALFAACIHDVDHPGLTNQFLVNSSSELALMYNDESVLENHHLAVAFKLLQNTGCDIFCNMQKKQRQTLRKMVIDIVLSTDMSKHMSLLADLKTMVETKKVAGSGVLLLDNYTDRIQVLENLVHCADLSNPTKPLALYKRWVELLMEEFFLQGDKERENGMDISPMCDRHNATIEKSQVGFIDYIVHPLWETWADLVHPDAQDILDTLEENRDYYQSAIPPSPPPSLDEGDDKIRFQVTLEESDQENLAELEEGDESEGGIEIKPSGSQNQSQHIGM; this is encoded by the exons CTTTGATGTAGAAAATGGCCAAGGCGCTAGATCTCCGCTTGAAGGCGGTTCACCAAGCGCTGGATTGGTTTTACAAAACCTCCCTCAACGTCGCGAATCCTTTCTATATCGATCGGATTCAGACTTTGAAATGTCCCCAAAGTCCATGTCAAGAAATTCTAGCATAGCAAGCGAaag GTTTAAAGAGCAGGAGGCATCCAATCTAATTGAAAGATC TCTCAATTTTTATAGCCATGGAGAAGATCTTATTGTGACACCATTTGCCCAAATTTTAGCCAGTTTGCGTTCAGTGCGAAACAACCTTTTAAGTCTGACAAATGTCCAAGCGACAAACAA ATCCAGGCGGCCTACACCTCCTTCAAATGCCAATCGAGTGCAATTAGTTCAAGGAGATGAACAATATAATCGCTTGGCCACCGATACTATTGAGGAGCTCGATTGGTGCCTGGACCAGTTGGATACAATTCAAACTCATAGAAGTGTGTCGGATATGGCATCGCTTAAG TTCAAACGTATGCTGAACAAAGAGCTGTCGCACTTTAGTGAGTCGAGTAGATCGGGAAATCAAATATCGGAATATATTTGTTCGACATTTTTGG ACAAACAACAAGAATTTGATTTACCTTCTTTGCGTGTGGAAGAAAACACAGAACAACATGTGGTACCTTATCCTCGCGCCCGTTCACCACGTGGCCCGCCAATGTCTCAAATATCAGGTGTTAAGAGACCCCTATCGCACACAAACTCATTTACTGGTGAGCGGTTACCAACGTTTGGTGTTGAAACACCTCACGAAAATGCACTGGGAACGCATCTGGGTGATCTAGATACGTGGGGCATTGATATATTTAGAATTGGTGATCTGAGTGTTCATAGGCCGCTTACCTGTGTTGCTTATACAATATTTcag AGTAGAGAATTGCTGACCAGTCTTATGATACCACCGAAAACTTTTCTCAATTTCATGACTACTTTGGAGGACCATTACGTTAAAGACAATCCATTTCATAATTCATTACATGCAGCCGATGTTACCCAAAGTACAAATGTGCTGCTAAATACTCCGGCCTTGGAGGGTGTATTTACGCCATTAGAAATTGGCGGTGCCCTATTTGCGGCATGCATTCATGATGTGGATCATCCGGGCctaacaaatcaatttttagttaattcaa gttctgAACTAGCGTTGATGTATAATGACGAATCTGTTTTGGAAAATCATCATTTAGCGGTTGCCTTTAAACTACTGCAAAATACAGGCTGCGATATATTTTGCAATATGCAAAA GAAACAACGTCAGACATTAAGAAAAATGGTTATTGACATTGTTTTATCAACGGATATGTCTAAACATATGAGTCTTTTGGCTGACCTTAAGACAATGGTTGAAACTAAGAAAGTAGCCGGTTCAGGTGTTTTACTATTGGACAACTACACTGACCGTATACAg GTCTTAGAAAATCTGGTGCATTGTGCCGATTTAAGTAATCCGACAAAACCGCTTGCACTTTACAAACGCTGGGTAGAGCTATTAATGGAAGAATTCTTTTTACAAGGTGACAAAGAAAGAGAAAATGGCATGGATATAAGTCCAATGTGTGATCGACATAATGCTACAATTGAAAAATCACAAGTTGGATTTATTGATTATATTGTCCATCCATTATGGGAAACATGGGCCGATTTGGTTCATCCAGACGCACAGGATATCTTAGATACTcttgaagagaacagagactaTTATCAAAGTGCAATTCCGCCATCGCCACCACCTTCACTCGATGAAGGTGACGATAAAATTCGTTTTCAA GTCACTCTCGAAGAATCAGATCAAGAAAATTTAGCTGAACTTGAAGAAGGTGATGAGAGTGAAGGTGGAATCGAGATAAAACCGTCGGGGAGTCAAAATCAATCCCAACACATTGGAATGTGA
- the LOC129944549 gene encoding cAMP-specific 3',5'-cyclic phosphodiesterase isoform X11, translating to MNHHHHSCGNMIPTAFDDEDDLAAAIAHERNNMFHKPRSLNFYSHGEDLIVTPFAQILASLRSVRNNLLSLTNVQATNKSRRPTPPSNANRVQLVQGDEQYNRLATDTIEELDWCLDQLDTIQTHRSVSDMASLKFKRMLNKELSHFSESSRSGNQISEYICSTFLDKQQEFDLPSLRVEENTEQHVVPYPRARSPRGPPMSQISGVKRPLSHTNSFTGERLPTFGVETPHENALGTHLGDLDTWGIDIFRIGDLSVHRPLTCVAYTIFQSRELLTSLMIPPKTFLNFMTTLEDHYVKDNPFHNSLHAADVTQSTNVLLNTPALEGVFTPLEIGGALFAACIHDVDHPGLTNQFLVNSSSELALMYNDESVLENHHLAVAFKLLQNTGCDIFCNMQKKQRQTLRKMVIDIVLSTDMSKHMSLLADLKTMVETKKVAGSGVLLLDNYTDRIQVLENLVHCADLSNPTKPLALYKRWVELLMEEFFLQGDKERENGMDISPMCDRHNATIEKSQVGFIDYIVHPLWETWADLVHPDAQDILDTLEENRDYYQSAIPPSPPPSLDEGDDKIRFQVTLEESDQENLAELEEGDESEGGIEIKPSGSQNQSQHIGM from the exons ATGAATCATCACCATCATAGTTGTGGCAACATGATTCCGACAGCTTTTGACGATGAGGATGATTTGGCTGCTGCCATAGCTCACGAACGGAATAATATGTTTCACAAACCGCGAAG TCTCAATTTTTATAGCCATGGAGAAGATCTTATTGTGACACCATTTGCCCAAATTTTAGCCAGTTTGCGTTCAGTGCGAAACAACCTTTTAAGTCTGACAAATGTCCAAGCGACAAACAA ATCCAGGCGGCCTACACCTCCTTCAAATGCCAATCGAGTGCAATTAGTTCAAGGAGATGAACAATATAATCGCTTGGCCACCGATACTATTGAGGAGCTCGATTGGTGCCTGGACCAGTTGGATACAATTCAAACTCATAGAAGTGTGTCGGATATGGCATCGCTTAAG TTCAAACGTATGCTGAACAAAGAGCTGTCGCACTTTAGTGAGTCGAGTAGATCGGGAAATCAAATATCGGAATATATTTGTTCGACATTTTTGG ACAAACAACAAGAATTTGATTTACCTTCTTTGCGTGTGGAAGAAAACACAGAACAACATGTGGTACCTTATCCTCGCGCCCGTTCACCACGTGGCCCGCCAATGTCTCAAATATCAGGTGTTAAGAGACCCCTATCGCACACAAACTCATTTACTGGTGAGCGGTTACCAACGTTTGGTGTTGAAACACCTCACGAAAATGCACTGGGAACGCATCTGGGTGATCTAGATACGTGGGGCATTGATATATTTAGAATTGGTGATCTGAGTGTTCATAGGCCGCTTACCTGTGTTGCTTATACAATATTTcag AGTAGAGAATTGCTGACCAGTCTTATGATACCACCGAAAACTTTTCTCAATTTCATGACTACTTTGGAGGACCATTACGTTAAAGACAATCCATTTCATAATTCATTACATGCAGCCGATGTTACCCAAAGTACAAATGTGCTGCTAAATACTCCGGCCTTGGAGGGTGTATTTACGCCATTAGAAATTGGCGGTGCCCTATTTGCGGCATGCATTCATGATGTGGATCATCCGGGCctaacaaatcaatttttagttaattcaa gttctgAACTAGCGTTGATGTATAATGACGAATCTGTTTTGGAAAATCATCATTTAGCGGTTGCCTTTAAACTACTGCAAAATACAGGCTGCGATATATTTTGCAATATGCAAAA GAAACAACGTCAGACATTAAGAAAAATGGTTATTGACATTGTTTTATCAACGGATATGTCTAAACATATGAGTCTTTTGGCTGACCTTAAGACAATGGTTGAAACTAAGAAAGTAGCCGGTTCAGGTGTTTTACTATTGGACAACTACACTGACCGTATACAg GTCTTAGAAAATCTGGTGCATTGTGCCGATTTAAGTAATCCGACAAAACCGCTTGCACTTTACAAACGCTGGGTAGAGCTATTAATGGAAGAATTCTTTTTACAAGGTGACAAAGAAAGAGAAAATGGCATGGATATAAGTCCAATGTGTGATCGACATAATGCTACAATTGAAAAATCACAAGTTGGATTTATTGATTATATTGTCCATCCATTATGGGAAACATGGGCCGATTTGGTTCATCCAGACGCACAGGATATCTTAGATACTcttgaagagaacagagactaTTATCAAAGTGCAATTCCGCCATCGCCACCACCTTCACTCGATGAAGGTGACGATAAAATTCGTTTTCAA GTCACTCTCGAAGAATCAGATCAAGAAAATTTAGCTGAACTTGAAGAAGGTGATGAGAGTGAAGGTGGAATCGAGATAAAACCGTCGGGGAGTCAAAATCAATCCCAACACATTGGAATGTGA
- the LOC129944549 gene encoding cAMP-specific 3',5'-cyclic phosphodiesterase isoform X12: MNHHHHSCGNMIPTAFDDEDDLAAAIAHERNNMFHKPRSHGEDLIVTPFAQILASLRSVRNNLLSLTNVQATNKSRRPTPPSNANRVQLVQGDEQYNRLATDTIEELDWCLDQLDTIQTHRSVSDMASLKFKRMLNKELSHFSESSRSGNQISEYICSTFLDKQQEFDLPSLRVEENTEQHVVPYPRARSPRGPPMSQISGVKRPLSHTNSFTGERLPTFGVETPHENALGTHLGDLDTWGIDIFRIGDLSVHRPLTCVAYTIFQSRELLTSLMIPPKTFLNFMTTLEDHYVKDNPFHNSLHAADVTQSTNVLLNTPALEGVFTPLEIGGALFAACIHDVDHPGLTNQFLVNSSSELALMYNDESVLENHHLAVAFKLLQNTGCDIFCNMQKKQRQTLRKMVIDIVLSTDMSKHMSLLADLKTMVETKKVAGSGVLLLDNYTDRIQVLENLVHCADLSNPTKPLALYKRWVELLMEEFFLQGDKERENGMDISPMCDRHNATIEKSQVGFIDYIVHPLWETWADLVHPDAQDILDTLEENRDYYQSAIPPSPPPSLDEGDDKIRFQVTLEESDQENLAELEEGDESEGGIEIKPSGSQNQSQHIGM, encoded by the exons ATGAATCATCACCATCATAGTTGTGGCAACATGATTCCGACAGCTTTTGACGATGAGGATGATTTGGCTGCTGCCATAGCTCACGAACGGAATAATATGTTTCACAAACCGCGAAG CCATGGAGAAGATCTTATTGTGACACCATTTGCCCAAATTTTAGCCAGTTTGCGTTCAGTGCGAAACAACCTTTTAAGTCTGACAAATGTCCAAGCGACAAACAA ATCCAGGCGGCCTACACCTCCTTCAAATGCCAATCGAGTGCAATTAGTTCAAGGAGATGAACAATATAATCGCTTGGCCACCGATACTATTGAGGAGCTCGATTGGTGCCTGGACCAGTTGGATACAATTCAAACTCATAGAAGTGTGTCGGATATGGCATCGCTTAAG TTCAAACGTATGCTGAACAAAGAGCTGTCGCACTTTAGTGAGTCGAGTAGATCGGGAAATCAAATATCGGAATATATTTGTTCGACATTTTTGG ACAAACAACAAGAATTTGATTTACCTTCTTTGCGTGTGGAAGAAAACACAGAACAACATGTGGTACCTTATCCTCGCGCCCGTTCACCACGTGGCCCGCCAATGTCTCAAATATCAGGTGTTAAGAGACCCCTATCGCACACAAACTCATTTACTGGTGAGCGGTTACCAACGTTTGGTGTTGAAACACCTCACGAAAATGCACTGGGAACGCATCTGGGTGATCTAGATACGTGGGGCATTGATATATTTAGAATTGGTGATCTGAGTGTTCATAGGCCGCTTACCTGTGTTGCTTATACAATATTTcag AGTAGAGAATTGCTGACCAGTCTTATGATACCACCGAAAACTTTTCTCAATTTCATGACTACTTTGGAGGACCATTACGTTAAAGACAATCCATTTCATAATTCATTACATGCAGCCGATGTTACCCAAAGTACAAATGTGCTGCTAAATACTCCGGCCTTGGAGGGTGTATTTACGCCATTAGAAATTGGCGGTGCCCTATTTGCGGCATGCATTCATGATGTGGATCATCCGGGCctaacaaatcaatttttagttaattcaa gttctgAACTAGCGTTGATGTATAATGACGAATCTGTTTTGGAAAATCATCATTTAGCGGTTGCCTTTAAACTACTGCAAAATACAGGCTGCGATATATTTTGCAATATGCAAAA GAAACAACGTCAGACATTAAGAAAAATGGTTATTGACATTGTTTTATCAACGGATATGTCTAAACATATGAGTCTTTTGGCTGACCTTAAGACAATGGTTGAAACTAAGAAAGTAGCCGGTTCAGGTGTTTTACTATTGGACAACTACACTGACCGTATACAg GTCTTAGAAAATCTGGTGCATTGTGCCGATTTAAGTAATCCGACAAAACCGCTTGCACTTTACAAACGCTGGGTAGAGCTATTAATGGAAGAATTCTTTTTACAAGGTGACAAAGAAAGAGAAAATGGCATGGATATAAGTCCAATGTGTGATCGACATAATGCTACAATTGAAAAATCACAAGTTGGATTTATTGATTATATTGTCCATCCATTATGGGAAACATGGGCCGATTTGGTTCATCCAGACGCACAGGATATCTTAGATACTcttgaagagaacagagactaTTATCAAAGTGCAATTCCGCCATCGCCACCACCTTCACTCGATGAAGGTGACGATAAAATTCGTTTTCAA GTCACTCTCGAAGAATCAGATCAAGAAAATTTAGCTGAACTTGAAGAAGGTGATGAGAGTGAAGGTGGAATCGAGATAAAACCGTCGGGGAGTCAAAATCAATCCCAACACATTGGAATGTGA